A genomic stretch from Microtus pennsylvanicus isolate mMicPen1 chromosome 11, mMicPen1.hap1, whole genome shotgun sequence includes:
- the Cd300lf gene encoding CMRF35-like molecule 1 isoform X1 → MHLALLVLVLSWISGCSTAQDAITGPSMVNGHEQGSLTVRCRYDSSWKDYKKYWCQGADWYTCKILVKTDMEQLVKKDRVSIRDDWTDFIVTVTMEELRKSDVGVYWCAIERTGYDQKFKVNVNIGPAPTTALTTLPTTSTTTMFTETVATNTTMFPMMTSYYSDGSPVGDSGDSGDRGGGDVLSLSVLLPVVSAVLLLLLLVTSLFAWRMMRRQKKAAGPHPEQVSQSLEGDLCYANLSLQQHRPSSQKNGSSMTSSGKAHQEEVEYVTMAPFPREEISYAALSLVALGQEPIYNNTGSHVTRLPSSSLEESTQYSSIKRP, encoded by the exons ATGCACCTGGCGCTGCTGGTCCTCGTCCTCTCCTGGATCTCAG GCTGCTCCACTGCTCAGGATGCAATCACAGGTCCAAGCATGGTAAATGGTCATGAGCAGGGCTCCTTGACTGTGCGGTGCCGTTATGACTCCTCCTGGAAGGATTACAAGAAGTACTGGTGCCAAGGAGCTGATTGGTATACATGTAAGATTCTGGTTAAAACGGATATGGAGCAGTTGGTGAAGAAGGACCGTGTGTCCATCAGGGATGATTGGACAGACTTCATCGTcacagtgaccatggaggagcTGAGGAAAAGTGATGTCGGCGTTTACTGGTGTGCAATTGAGAGAACTGGATAtgatcaaaaatttaaagttaatgtGAACATTGGCCCAG CACCCACTACAGCATTGACCACgctccccaccacctccaccaccaccatgttCACAGAGACCGTTGCTACGAACACCACCATGTTCCCAATGATGACCAGCTACTACTCTGATGGCAG TCCTGTCGGTGACAGCGGTGACAGCGGTGACCGCGGAGGCGGTGATGTTCTGAGTCTCAGTGTGCTCCTCCCGGTCGTCTCTGCGGTGCTGTTGCTTCTCCTGCTGGTGACCTCGCTCTTTGCTTGGAGGATGatgaggagacagaagaaag ctGCTGGACCACACCCAGAGCAG GTATCGCAGTCTCTGGAGGGTGACCTCTGTTATGCAAACCTGTCCCTTCAGCAGCACAGACCCTCCTCTCAGAAAAACGGTTCCTCCATGACCTCCTCTGGCAAGGCCCACCAAGAGGAAGTGGAATATGTCACCATG GctccctttcccagggaagagattTCATACGCAGCTCTGTCTCTGGTGGCCTTGGGTCAGGAGCCCATTTACAACAACACTGGCTCCCACGTCACCCGCCTTCCCAGCTCGAGCCTTGAGGAGTCCACACAATATAGCAGCATCAAGAGGCCGTAG
- the Cd300lf gene encoding CMRF35-like molecule 1 isoform X2, which yields MHLALLVLVLSWISGCSTAQDAITGPSMVNGHEQGSLTVRCRYDSSWKDYKKYWCQGADWYTCKILVKTDMEQLVKKDRVSIRDDWTDFIVTVTMEELRKSDVGVYWCAIERTGYDQKFKVNVNIGPALTTLPTTSTTTMFTETVATNTTMFPMMTSYYSDGSPVGDSGDSGDRGGGDVLSLSVLLPVVSAVLLLLLLVTSLFAWRMMRRQKKAAGPHPEQVSQSLEGDLCYANLSLQQHRPSSQKNGSSMTSSGKAHQEEVEYVTMAPFPREEISYAALSLVALGQEPIYNNTGSHVTRLPSSSLEESTQYSSIKRP from the exons ATGCACCTGGCGCTGCTGGTCCTCGTCCTCTCCTGGATCTCAG GCTGCTCCACTGCTCAGGATGCAATCACAGGTCCAAGCATGGTAAATGGTCATGAGCAGGGCTCCTTGACTGTGCGGTGCCGTTATGACTCCTCCTGGAAGGATTACAAGAAGTACTGGTGCCAAGGAGCTGATTGGTATACATGTAAGATTCTGGTTAAAACGGATATGGAGCAGTTGGTGAAGAAGGACCGTGTGTCCATCAGGGATGATTGGACAGACTTCATCGTcacagtgaccatggaggagcTGAGGAAAAGTGATGTCGGCGTTTACTGGTGTGCAATTGAGAGAACTGGATAtgatcaaaaatttaaagttaatgtGAACATTGGCCCAG CATTGACCACgctccccaccacctccaccaccaccatgttCACAGAGACCGTTGCTACGAACACCACCATGTTCCCAATGATGACCAGCTACTACTCTGATGGCAG TCCTGTCGGTGACAGCGGTGACAGCGGTGACCGCGGAGGCGGTGATGTTCTGAGTCTCAGTGTGCTCCTCCCGGTCGTCTCTGCGGTGCTGTTGCTTCTCCTGCTGGTGACCTCGCTCTTTGCTTGGAGGATGatgaggagacagaagaaag ctGCTGGACCACACCCAGAGCAG GTATCGCAGTCTCTGGAGGGTGACCTCTGTTATGCAAACCTGTCCCTTCAGCAGCACAGACCCTCCTCTCAGAAAAACGGTTCCTCCATGACCTCCTCTGGCAAGGCCCACCAAGAGGAAGTGGAATATGTCACCATG GctccctttcccagggaagagattTCATACGCAGCTCTGTCTCTGGTGGCCTTGGGTCAGGAGCCCATTTACAACAACACTGGCTCCCACGTCACCCGCCTTCCCAGCTCGAGCCTTGAGGAGTCCACACAATATAGCAGCATCAAGAGGCCGTAG
- the Cd300lf gene encoding CMRF35-like molecule 1 isoform X3, whose product MHLALLVLVLSWISGCSTAQDAITGPSMVNGHEQGSLTVRCRYDSSWKDYKKYWCQGADWYTCKILVKTDMEQLVKKDRVSIRDDWTDFIVTVTMEELRKSDVGVYWCAIERTGYDQKFKVNVNIGPETVATNTTMFPMMTSYYSDGSPVGDSGDSGDRGGGDVLSLSVLLPVVSAVLLLLLLVTSLFAWRMMRRQKKAAGPHPEQVSQSLEGDLCYANLSLQQHRPSSQKNGSSMTSSGKAHQEEVEYVTMAPFPREEISYAALSLVALGQEPIYNNTGSHVTRLPSSSLEESTQYSSIKRP is encoded by the exons ATGCACCTGGCGCTGCTGGTCCTCGTCCTCTCCTGGATCTCAG GCTGCTCCACTGCTCAGGATGCAATCACAGGTCCAAGCATGGTAAATGGTCATGAGCAGGGCTCCTTGACTGTGCGGTGCCGTTATGACTCCTCCTGGAAGGATTACAAGAAGTACTGGTGCCAAGGAGCTGATTGGTATACATGTAAGATTCTGGTTAAAACGGATATGGAGCAGTTGGTGAAGAAGGACCGTGTGTCCATCAGGGATGATTGGACAGACTTCATCGTcacagtgaccatggaggagcTGAGGAAAAGTGATGTCGGCGTTTACTGGTGTGCAATTGAGAGAACTGGATAtgatcaaaaatttaaagttaatgtGAACATTGGCCCAG AGACCGTTGCTACGAACACCACCATGTTCCCAATGATGACCAGCTACTACTCTGATGGCAG TCCTGTCGGTGACAGCGGTGACAGCGGTGACCGCGGAGGCGGTGATGTTCTGAGTCTCAGTGTGCTCCTCCCGGTCGTCTCTGCGGTGCTGTTGCTTCTCCTGCTGGTGACCTCGCTCTTTGCTTGGAGGATGatgaggagacagaagaaag ctGCTGGACCACACCCAGAGCAG GTATCGCAGTCTCTGGAGGGTGACCTCTGTTATGCAAACCTGTCCCTTCAGCAGCACAGACCCTCCTCTCAGAAAAACGGTTCCTCCATGACCTCCTCTGGCAAGGCCCACCAAGAGGAAGTGGAATATGTCACCATG GctccctttcccagggaagagattTCATACGCAGCTCTGTCTCTGGTGGCCTTGGGTCAGGAGCCCATTTACAACAACACTGGCTCCCACGTCACCCGCCTTCCCAGCTCGAGCCTTGAGGAGTCCACACAATATAGCAGCATCAAGAGGCCGTAG